A genomic window from Phoenix dactylifera cultivar Barhee BC4 unplaced genomic scaffold, palm_55x_up_171113_PBpolish2nd_filt_p 000007F, whole genome shotgun sequence includes:
- the LOC103705354 gene encoding soluble inorganic pyrophosphatase 6, chloroplastic-like isoform X2, producing the protein MATAATASATRFAAAGAAHGFRWRTSPLTHRAFFPKRRVAAPLRSRLHILAPAALQKPDVQIKEAGQPETLDYRAFFLDVSGKRISPWHDVPLHLGDGVFNFIVEIPKDTSAKMEVATDEPYTPIKQDTKKGKLRYYPYNINWNYGLLPQTWEDPSFANSEVEGAFGDNDPVDVVEIGETQAKMGDILKVKPLAALAMIDEGELDWKIVAISLDDPRALLVNDVNDVEKHFPGTLMAIRDWFRDYKIPDGKPANKFGLGNKAANKLENMIQVLGIFPSCGKRY; encoded by the exons ATGGCCACGGCGGCCACGGCATCGGCCACCAGATTCGCCGCCGCCGGCGCCGCCCACGGATTCCGGTGGCGGACCTCTCCTCTGACGCACCGCGCTTTCTTCCCCAAGCGCCGGGTGGCCGCCCCGCTCCGGTCCCGGCTTCACATCCTCGCCCCCGCCGCCCTCCAGAAGCCTGACGTCCAGATCAAGGAGGCGGGCCAGCCCGAGACCCTTGACTACCGGGCCTTCTTCCTCGACGTCTCTGGGAAAAGGATCTCGCCTTGGCACGACGTCCCCTTGCACTTGGGCGATGGAGTGTTCAATTTTATCGTCGAGATCCCCAAGGACACCAGCGCCAAGATGGAGGTGGCTACCGACGAGCCTTATACTCCAATCAAGCAGGACACGAAGAAGGGGAAGCTTCGATACTACCC GTACAACATTAACTGGAATTATGGATTGCTTCCACAAACATGGGAAGACCCATCTTTTGCCAACTCAGAAGTTGAAGGGGCCTTTGGAGATAACGATCCAG TTGATGTTGTTGAGATAGGTGAAACACAGGCTAAGATGGGTGATATTCTCAAAGTAAAGCCGTTAGCGGCTTTGGCAATGATTGATGAAGGGGAGCTTGACTGGAAAATAGTTGCTATTTCATTGGATGATCCTAGAGCTTTGCTTGTAAATGATGTGAATGATGTTGAAAAACACTTCCCA GGAACTCTTATGGCTATAAGGGACTGGTTCAGAGACTACAAGATTCCAGATGGAAAGCCTGCTAATAAATTTGGTCTTGGAAACAAAGCAGCCAACAAG TTGGAAAATATGATTCAAGTTCTAGGCATTTTTCCAAGCTGTGGTAAGAGATACTAG
- the LOC103705354 gene encoding soluble inorganic pyrophosphatase 6, chloroplastic-like isoform X1 has product MATAATASATRFAAAGAAHGFRWRTSPLTHRAFFPKRRVAAPLRSRLHILAPAALQKPDVQIKEAGQPETLDYRAFFLDVSGKRISPWHDVPLHLGDGVFNFIVEIPKDTSAKMEVATDEPYTPIKQDTKKGKLRYYPYNINWNYGLLPQTWEDPSFANSEVEGAFGDNDPVDVVEIGETQAKMGDILKVKPLAALAMIDEGELDWKIVAISLDDPRALLVNDVNDVEKHFPGTLMAIRDWFRDYKIPDGKPANKFGLGNKAANKDYALKVITETNESWAKLVKRSIPAGELSLV; this is encoded by the exons ATGGCCACGGCGGCCACGGCATCGGCCACCAGATTCGCCGCCGCCGGCGCCGCCCACGGATTCCGGTGGCGGACCTCTCCTCTGACGCACCGCGCTTTCTTCCCCAAGCGCCGGGTGGCCGCCCCGCTCCGGTCCCGGCTTCACATCCTCGCCCCCGCCGCCCTCCAGAAGCCTGACGTCCAGATCAAGGAGGCGGGCCAGCCCGAGACCCTTGACTACCGGGCCTTCTTCCTCGACGTCTCTGGGAAAAGGATCTCGCCTTGGCACGACGTCCCCTTGCACTTGGGCGATGGAGTGTTCAATTTTATCGTCGAGATCCCCAAGGACACCAGCGCCAAGATGGAGGTGGCTACCGACGAGCCTTATACTCCAATCAAGCAGGACACGAAGAAGGGGAAGCTTCGATACTACCC GTACAACATTAACTGGAATTATGGATTGCTTCCACAAACATGGGAAGACCCATCTTTTGCCAACTCAGAAGTTGAAGGGGCCTTTGGAGATAACGATCCAG TTGATGTTGTTGAGATAGGTGAAACACAGGCTAAGATGGGTGATATTCTCAAAGTAAAGCCGTTAGCGGCTTTGGCAATGATTGATGAAGGGGAGCTTGACTGGAAAATAGTTGCTATTTCATTGGATGATCCTAGAGCTTTGCTTGTAAATGATGTGAATGATGTTGAAAAACACTTCCCA GGAACTCTTATGGCTATAAGGGACTGGTTCAGAGACTACAAGATTCCAGATGGAAAGCCTGCTAATAAATTTGGTCTTGGAAACAAAGCAGCCAACAAG GATTACGCGCTGAAGGTTATCACGGAGACAAACGAGTCATGggctaaattagttaaaaggtcCATTCCTGCTGGAGAGCTTTCATTAGTGTGA